GCAGCCCGACGTTCACATCGGTGATCACAAAGGACGGTCCGAAGGGGATCACGGCAAAGACGATCAGGGCCGGGACGAAGCTCAGGGCGGGAGCGAGGATGAAGATCACCCGGTCTGCATTGGCGGGAACAACATCCTCCTTGAACATGAGCTTAATGCCATCGGCGATGGGTTGCAGGAGCCCGAAGGGGCCAACCCTGGAGGGGCCAAAGCGGACCTGGATATCGCCGATCACCTTCCGCTCGACCCAGGTGAGATACGCCACCGCAAGGAGCAGCAAGCCTACGACCAGGCAAATCTTGAAGAGGGTGGCGAGCAAGAAGCCCATCATCTCCTCTGCGATCACCGATGACCGTTATCCGATGACCGTAAGGAACGAATAGGGCTTTTGAGTCGTCGGTCGTCGGTCATCGATCTCCGTTCGTCGGTCATCGGTCAACGGGAATCGGAACCCCCAGCGATTCGATGGCCTCGTACTGTATCCCGCCGAGGGCAGTGTGCTCCTGTGCCAGGCGCTGCCAGATCTCCTCGGGGGTCACAGGAATCCTGGATCGGTTTAGCCCGATTGCCACCTGGCCAAGAACCTCCCCTAAGGACAAGACTTTTCCCTTGGACTCTATGGCCTTCCGGAGGCGTTGGATCCGACCGGCAAAGTTAATGATCGTCCCCTCCTTCTCTGCGTATCCCAGCGCTGGGAAGACCAGGTGAGCCCTGGAGGTGGCAGGCGACTGGCGAACGGTCCAGACGGCCAGGAGGTCCAGCCGGTCTATGGCTCCCGCGAGCTCGCCACCGAGCGTCGGCTGCTCCCATGGATCCACCTCAAAGAAGAGCAGCGCCTTGAGGCTTCCCGCAGTTACCGCCTTGAGCATCTGCTGTATCCCCAAGCCGTCTGTGCCAGGGCCGATCTCTAGGAGCCTGGCGCCCTGGGTGTTCGGGCTTTTGTCGGTTCGCCTGAGGAGATGGTCCTCTGCCTCATCCCCCTCCCGCATCTCGACCGGATCCACGTGGTAATCGAGGTGGGGCGTCTCAAGCACGTCCCGGAGGAACATACGGGTCGCATACAGTTCCTCAGTCGTCAACCACGTGGAGAGCACTCCCCCGATGGCTCCCGCTCCGTGCCGATCGATGATCCCCTGGAGTTGGTCGACGAGAATGGAAATTGCTTCATCCCACGACACCGGCACCTGGGCCTCCCCTCGCCGCACGAGGGGAGCCTGAAGGGCAGTCTGTCCTCGTCGAGGATAGGCCTCAAATCGTCCCTCGTCGCACATCCAGTAGCCGTTCACCTCCGGGTTAAACCTCGGGCGCACCCGGAGCACCTCCTCTCCCCCCTCCCGCACATGTCGAACATCCAGCACAATGCCACAGCCCCGGCTACACGCCGGGCAGGTACTCTCTACCTGTTTCACCAGATCCCAGAGACGGGACTTGAACCGGTAGGGTTTGCTGGTCAAGGCTCCGACAGGACAAAGGTCGATGACGTTGCCTGAGTACCGGTTATCGAGTTCCTTCCCCGGGAAGAGAACAATCTCAGCCCTGTCCCCCCGTTGCCCCACCCCCAACTCACCGCTCCCTACGATGTCCCGGCAGAAACGAACGCAACGGGTACAAAGGATGCACCGCTCGGCGTCAAAGATGATATGGGGACCGATGGATCGATGCTTATCGCGATGGATCTTTTCCTCGACGAACCGACTCGCCCCGGGGCCGAAACGCATGGTGTAGTCCTGGAGGGGACATTCCCCCCCCTTGTCGCAGATGGGACAGTCCAACGGATGGTTGAGCAGATAAAACTCCAGGATCCCCCGCCTCGTCTCCTCCACCTGCGGCGTCCGCGTATGAACCACCATCCCTTCTGTCACCGGGGTCGCACAGGCGATCATAAGCTTTGGGGATTTCTCCACCTCAACGAGACACATTCGACAGACCCCCTCGATGGAGAGCCCGGGGTGGTAGCAATAATGGGGGATCTCGATCCCAAGCTGCTCTCCTGCCTGGATGATCATAGTTCCCGGTGCCACCTGAATCTGTTCACCGTCGACGGTGACCGTTACGCGATTTGGCGTTTCGGTCATTCACTCTCCCTCGCATGAATGGCATTCAACACTTGTACACTCGGCCTGCTGACGGCTGATAGCTACTGACGAAACGGGCATCTCCCCTGTTGGATGTGCGCCTCGAATTCTTCCTGAAAGTATCTCAGATAGCTTTCCGTGGGCATGGCCGCCGAATCGCTCAAGACGCAGATCGTCTGACCCTTCATGTTTCGGCAGACATCCTTCAGGATCTCAAGGTCGGCCACTCGCCCTCGCCCCTCTTCGATACGCCTCAGGATCTGATGTAGCCAGGCAGTCCCCTCCCGGCACTGGGTGCACTGGCCGCACGATTCGTGGTGATAAAACCGGTTGACCACTTCCCCCACCCTCACCATGCAGGTGGTCTCGTCCATCACGATAACGGCCCCGGAACCCCCCATTGATCCGGCAGCGGCGAGCGACTCAAAATCCAGACCGACATCCAGGTGCTCCGGGGTCAGGACAGGAGCCGAAGTCCCTCCCGGGATGATCGCCTTGATTTTCCGGCCGTCGCGCATTCCTCCAGCATGTTCAAAGATCAGCTCCCGCAAAGTGGCACTCAGGGGAATTTCGTAGTTCCCTGGGTAGCGGACATGACCGCTCACCGAGAACACCCGGGCTCCGGTGCTCTTCGCAGTTCCGAGACTGGCATACCATTCCGGTCCCCGGAGGATGATGTGGGGGATGTTACAGAGGGTTTCCACATTGTTCACCGCAGTAGGACATTGATAGAGACCTTTCACCGCTGGAAATGGGGGCCGGATCCTGGGTTCACCCCGCTTCCCCTCCAGTGACTCGATCAAGGCCGTCTCTTCCCCACAGATATAGGCCCCCGCTCCCCGATGGACGTAGACATCGAGATTGAAATCAGTTCCCAGGATGTTCTTTCCCAGGAAGCTCCTGGCGTACGCCTCCTGAAGGGCCCGATCCAAGATCGTGGCCGCTTCCAGGAATTCACCCCGGAGGTAGATGTAAGAGGTTTCGCCCCCAATGGCAAAGCTGGAAATTATGATCCCTTCGATCACTTGGTGCGGGTCCCGTTCCAGGAGCTGTCGGTCCTTAAATGTTCCGGGTTCTCCCTCATCGGCATTGCAGAGGATGTACTTCGGGACCCCACGATCTTGGGGAATAAATCCCCACTTCACCCCGGCTGGGAATCCTGCTCCACCTCGACCCCGGAGACCGGATCGCTTGACCATCTCGACGATTTCTGGAGGGCGATGCTCGCGCAGGACCTTGGCTATGGCCTGATAGCCCCCTCTGGCGAGATAGGCCTCAATGCTGCCATCGTAGGACGAGTCCCGGAGATTACGATGCAAGATCTCCCCAGAGGTCCGCTCCCGGTTTGATGGCGGGGCCGCCGTGGCCTGGTACTTGTATTCCTTAGGAAATTCACCTCGCTCAATCGTTACCAGGAGTTGCTCCAGCTGGGACCGATCCAGGGGCCCGTAGTGATACCCGTTGATCTGCACCATCGGTGCAGCGTCGCAGGCGGCCAGACATTCGGCCCTCCCCAGGCTAAAGCGGCCGTCGGGCGTTGTCTCTCCCTCACGGATCTGCAACCGCTCCTTCACATGGTCCAGGAGTGATTCCGCCCCCAGAAGACTGCACGAGAGATTGTGGCAGACCTCAATGTGACATCGCCCCATGGGGCGAAAATGAAACATAGTGTAGAAACTGGCTACCTCCCAGACATCAGTCGGACGCATCTCCAAGAGGTTCGCAACTTCCTCCAGCGCCTCCGGGCTCAGATACCCCCGCTCCTCTTGGACCAGGTGCAAGAGGGGAAGGAGGGCCGACCGCTTTTGCGGATAGCGTTTCAGGATCTCGGCGCACGCTTGATTTATCTTCCCCGACGCCATGCTAACCCCTTGCGTCTCAATTCAATGGCGCATCACGCTCCGTGCCTGATGCTGCACGGCCAGGACGCCCAGCTCGATGTTCAAGCTCATCCCACTCGAGCCCCCCCTTCCGCCAGACATAGGCCAACCCCAGCGCCAGAACCAGCACGAAACTGCCCATCTCAAAGAACCCGAACCATCCGAGTTCCCGAAAGATTACCGCCCAAGGGAAGAGAAAGATGATCTCGATATCAAAGATGATAAACAGCATTGCCACCAGATAGAATTTGATCGAAACCCGATCGCGGGCCAGGCCCACAGGGGCGATTCCGCATTCGTACGGCTCGAGCTTCACCGGCGTGGCTCGCCTTGGCCCCATTACCGAGGAGAGAAGGATGGTTCCCCCCGCAAAGAGGAGCGCGATGACGATCAGGAGAAGGATGGGGAGATACTCGATGAGCATGTGAATCTTTGTACTTGCCTTCCCAAAATGAAAGGCCTCGCGGCTGCGGGGCCCCCCAGGTCTACGGCCCTCCAACAATAATCGCGCTGAAGGGATTAGCAAAAAGAAGAATCAAGGCAATCAACAGCACGTAGATGGCCAGAGACTCAATTAAGGCCAAACCGATGATCATCGCGGTTTGGATTCGTCCCGCGGCATTCGGTTGCCGGGCCATCCCTTCCAGGGCGGCAGAAATCGCCCGCGCCTGAGCCAAGGCGGCCACGGCCGAGGCGATGGCCATTCCGAATCCTGCTGTCAAGACCGTTACCCAGAAATATGTTGTGTCGATTCCTGCTTTTGCCCCCCCTTCTGCAGCCCAGGCGAAGGTGGTCGAGCCCACTGCCGCCAACACCCCTGTCACGACGCCCGTCAACTTGGATCGCATGTACGCTTCTCCTTCTTGAAATCCCCGGTTGCTTCTACCGAGCGGGACACTTTTTGCCACCCGAATGTTCGCGACTGTTAGTGCTCTTCATGGTGAGTCGCCCCAGCGATGTACATCGTCGATAGCATCACAAAAATCAGCGCCTGAACCAATCCAGTGAAAATGACAAGCCCCGAGATCAAGGGGGCCAGGACATAGATAGGCCACATGATGGAGGTCAGGAACAGGATAAAGAGAAACACCGTATCTTCCCCAAAGATATTGCCGAAGAGTCGGATCGAGAGGGAGAGGACACGGGCCAGATGGCTGATCACCTCCACCAAGATGAAGGCCGGCACGAGAATCCACCCCATGGCGATCAGGAGAAATTTGGGGAATTCACCCACCGGTCCAAGGAAGTGCTTCAAATAGGTGAGTAGCCCCTGCTTTCGCACGCCAAAGAAATGGTATGAAATAAAGACGATCAGGGCCAAGGATGCCGTGGTGTTCAGGTTGGCCGTCGGGCTCCTGAGACCCGGGATCAGGATGAGGATGTTGCTAAAAAAGATAAACAACCCGGCAGAGCCGATCAGGGGGAGATACCGCCTTCCCTCATGCCCGATCATGCTGTCCAGCATCCCGGTGAAGGCCTCGATCACCGTCTCCATCACATTCTGCATCGGCCCCGGCACCTCGGTCAGTTGCCGGGTCGCCAGGTACGACACTCCAATTAGGAAAGCCATGACGATCCAGGTCATGACCACGTGATCAGGAATGAACGCCCCCGGGATCCCGGGGAGAAAATTTGGAATTTTGATGAGTGGAGGTGCCTCAATCGCTTCCACAGCTTACCTCGCGGAAAAGAATTGAGTTCTTATACCCCCGGCGGTTCCCGCTGTCAATCCGTCTATTGCAGCAGGCCGAGGATTGATGCCTGGGCAAACTCCAAAAAGGGTCCTGGATAGATCCCAATGATCAGTGTCCCCAGCACCGCGAAGGCCACCGCCACATGCAAGGGACGGGAGGGACTCAGGACGAGGGCCTTGGGGGGCTCGTGCATATACATGACCATGGCGACGCGCATGTAATAAAAGAGGGAGATGGCGGTGTTGATCACGGCGATCAGGGCCAACCAGACATACCCGGCCTTGATCGCAGCACCAAAGATGTAAAACTTCCCCACGAAACCGGCCGTGGGGGGGATACCCGTCAAGGAGAGGAGAAAGACCAGCATGGCCGCGGCCGCGATCGGTTTCGCCTGGCCCAGCCCGGCAAAGTCCTCAATGAGGTCCCCCTTCACGGTCTCGGTGCGGAGAAGGACCACCATCGCAAAAGCCCCCGCGGTCATGAAAGCGTAAACGAGGACGTAAAACAGAACGGCGGAGATGCCCAACTCCGCTCCCGCCACGAAGCCGATCAAGACATAGCCGATGTGGGCAATGCTGGAATACGCCAGCATTCGCTTGATGTTCTGTTGGCCCATGGCCGCGACATTTCCAATGGTCATGGTCAGGACGGATAGGATCCAAAACATAATCGTCCAGTCCACCTGGATGTGCGGCATGGCCCCCAGGAAGACCCGGAGCAGCGCTGCCACTCCAGCCGCCTCGGAAGCGACCGCCAGGAAGGCGGTCACCGTGGTCGGGGCTCCCTCGTAGACGTCCGGCACGTACATGTGGAAGGGAACGGCCGCGATCTTGAATCCGAACCCTGCCGTGAGCATCACCATGGCGACCAGGAGGGCGGGATTGCCGAGGTCCATTGTGGCTAAGGTAGCCGCGATTTCACTGAAGCCCAAGGCCCCGGTCAGTCCATACAAGAGGGAGATCCCATACAGAATCACCCCCGAGGAGAAAGCCCCCATGAGGAGATACTTGAGGGCCGCCTCGCTCGACTTTTTTTCCTGCTTGAGAAAGCCGCAGAGGATGTAGAGACTGATGGACATCGTCTCGAGCCCAATATAAAGCGTGAGGAGATTCCCGCCCGAGGCGACAAACATCATTCCCACGGTCGAGAAGAGCAGGATCGCGTAAAACTCACCGATGGGAGCGCCGACGAGGGGGAGGTAATCGATCGACATCAGGATGACCAGCAAGGTGGCGAGCAGAAAGACCACCTTGAAAAAGATGGCAAATTTATCCACCAGGTAGCTCCCGCTGAAGACGGAGACCGCGGCTGCTCCCGGCTCGAACAACGGGACCGCGGCTCGGACCAACAATATGCCCGTTCCCACGACGCCGATAATGCTTACGGTCTCGATCCACCCTCGCTGCTTTGGAGCGGCAAAAGAGAGGATCAAGACGACGATCGCCACAACGCTCAAAAAGATTTCAGGCAGCGCATGAAGGACATCCGCGGGATTGTAGGTTCCCATCATGGTTGTTCCTCACGATGACCCTGGTCCCAGTTGCTCACCACCGGGATGGGGGTCGGCGCCTCCACGACCTTCCGGGCTTGGTCGAGCCGCGCCACCACCTTCTGCACTGAGGGCTCCATGGCCTTCAAGAAGGGAGCGGGGTACAGCCCGATCCAGAAGAACATAATGACGAGGGGGATGAGGGTCATGGCCTCCCGAAGGTTCAGGTCTGACAGCCCCAGGTTCTTCTCATGGATAACCGTGCCGAACATGGTGCGTTGAAACAACCAGAGCATGTAGGCCGCCCCGAGGACAATTCCGGAAATCGCGAACAGAGCCCATATCCAGCTCACCTTGAACGCACCCAAGAGGATGAGGAACTCCCCGATGAATCCGTTGAGGCCAGGGAGGCCAATGGACGAAAACATGGTGATCGCAAACAGCGTGGCGTAGATCGGCATAACGCTGGAAAGTCCTCCCATGTCGGCAATCATCCGCGAGTGGATCCGATCGTAAATGAGCCCGACAATCAAAAAGAGGGCCCCGGTGGAGAGGCCGTGATTGACCATCTGCAAGATGCTCCCCTGAAGCCCCTGCATGTTCAGCGCAAACATGCCCAGCATGATGAAGCCCATGTGGCTCACCGAGCTAAACGCGATGAGCCGCTTCATATCGCGCTGGGCTAGACAGACCATCGCCCCGTAGATGATGGCAATAACACTCAGGGTCACCATAAACGGGACAAAATATAGGGTGGCCTCGGGAAACATCGGAAGACTGAATCGGACGAAGCCGTAGGTTCCCATCTTCAGCAGGACTGCGGCCAGGATTACGCTCCCCGCCGTGGGGGCTTCGGTGTGCGCATCCGGAAGCCATGTGTGGAAGGGGAACATGGGAACCTTGATGGCGAAGGAGAGGAAGAAGGCGAGCCAGACCAGGTTTTGGAACGAGAAGAGGCTGGGAGACCACGGATACGAGACCTTCATCAGCTCTAGGACATCAAAGGTGTACGTTCCGGTCTGCGCCCCGGCATAGAAGTAGACCGCCAGAATGCCGAGCAGCATCACCACACTACCGAACAGGGTGTACAGGAAGAATTTAATGGCCGCGTAGAGGCGCCGCGCCGGGGCCCCCCATATTCCGATCAAGAAGTACATAGGGACCAACACCACTTCCCAAAAGACATAAAAGAGGAAGAAGTCCAATGCCAGGAAGACCCCCATCATCCCGGTATACATGAGGAGGAGAAAGATGTGATACTCCTTCACCTGCTCAGTGATGGCCTCCCACGAGCAGAGCACCGCGATGGGCGAGATCAGGGCGGTGAGACACACCAGCCAGAGGCTGATCCCGTCTATCCCCATGATATAGCTCACCCCGATCGCCGGGATCCAGGAGGCTCTCTCCACGAACTGCATCTCGGCACTTCCAAAATCGAAAGAGAGCGCCAGCACCACTGCGATGAGAAGGGTCACCCCCGTCACGAGAAGGCTCACCATCCGGATCAGGCCTGCCTGCTCCCGGCGGATGAACAAGAGGAGAATGGCCCCTGCCAAGGGAAGAAAGGTCACGATGCTCAGGACTGGAAATGTCGTTCCGCTCATGGAGACTCTTCCTCCGGCTCCAACGGTCGCAGTCTACAAAATAATGATGTAGACGCTCACGATGAAGAAGATCGCAACGGCTATCGCCAGGATGTAATTCTGCACCACACCGGTCTGGAGCC
The nucleotide sequence above comes from Candidatus Methylomirabilota bacterium. Encoded proteins:
- a CDS encoding 2Fe-2S iron-sulfur cluster-binding protein translates to MTETPNRVTVTVDGEQIQVAPGTMIIQAGEQLGIEIPHYCYHPGLSIEGVCRMCLVEVEKSPKLMIACATPVTEGMVVHTRTPQVEETRRGILEFYLLNHPLDCPICDKGGECPLQDYTMRFGPGASRFVEEKIHRDKHRSIGPHIIFDAERCILCTRCVRFCRDIVGSGELGVGQRGDRAEIVLFPGKELDNRYSGNVIDLCPVGALTSKPYRFKSRLWDLVKQVESTCPACSRGCGIVLDVRHVREGGEEVLRVRPRFNPEVNGYWMCDEGRFEAYPRRGQTALQAPLVRRGEAQVPVSWDEAISILVDQLQGIIDRHGAGAIGGVLSTWLTTEELYATRMFLRDVLETPHLDYHVDPVEMREGDEAEDHLLRRTDKSPNTQGARLLEIGPGTDGLGIQQMLKAVTAGSLKALLFFEVDPWEQPTLGGELAGAIDRLDLLAVWTVRQSPATSRAHLVFPALGYAEKEGTIINFAGRIQRLRKAIESKGKVLSLGEVLGQVAIGLNRSRIPVTPEEIWQRLAQEHTALGGIQYEAIESLGVPIPVDR
- the nuoF gene encoding NADH-quinone oxidoreductase subunit NuoF, translating into MASGKINQACAEILKRYPQKRSALLPLLHLVQEERGYLSPEALEEVANLLEMRPTDVWEVASFYTMFHFRPMGRCHIEVCHNLSCSLLGAESLLDHVKERLQIREGETTPDGRFSLGRAECLAACDAAPMVQINGYHYGPLDRSQLEQLLVTIERGEFPKEYKYQATAAPPSNRERTSGEILHRNLRDSSYDGSIEAYLARGGYQAIAKVLREHRPPEIVEMVKRSGLRGRGGAGFPAGVKWGFIPQDRGVPKYILCNADEGEPGTFKDRQLLERDPHQVIEGIIISSFAIGGETSYIYLRGEFLEAATILDRALQEAYARSFLGKNILGTDFNLDVYVHRGAGAYICGEETALIESLEGKRGEPRIRPPFPAVKGLYQCPTAVNNVETLCNIPHIILRGPEWYASLGTAKSTGARVFSVSGHVRYPGNYEIPLSATLRELIFEHAGGMRDGRKIKAIIPGGTSAPVLTPEHLDVGLDFESLAAAGSMGGSGAVIVMDETTCMVRVGEVVNRFYHHESCGQCTQCREGTAWLHQILRRIEEGRGRVADLEILKDVCRNMKGQTICVLSDSAAMPTESYLRYFQEEFEAHIQQGRCPFRQ
- the atpE gene encoding ATP synthase F0 subunit C, translating into MRSKLTGVVTGVLAAVGSTTFAWAAEGGAKAGIDTTYFWVTVLTAGFGMAIASAVAALAQARAISAALEGMARQPNAAGRIQTAMIIGLALIESLAIYVLLIALILLFANPFSAIIVGGP
- the atpB gene encoding F0F1 ATP synthase subunit A, with the translated sequence MEAIEAPPLIKIPNFLPGIPGAFIPDHVVMTWIVMAFLIGVSYLATRQLTEVPGPMQNVMETVIEAFTGMLDSMIGHEGRRYLPLIGSAGLFIFFSNILILIPGLRSPTANLNTTASLALIVFISYHFFGVRKQGLLTYLKHFLGPVGEFPKFLLIAMGWILVPAFILVEVISHLARVLSLSIRLFGNIFGEDTVFLFILFLTSIMWPIYVLAPLISGLVIFTGLVQALIFVMLSTMYIAGATHHEEH
- a CDS encoding NADH-quinone oxidoreductase subunit N, producing MGTYNPADVLHALPEIFLSVVAIVVLILSFAAPKQRGWIETVSIIGVVGTGILLVRAAVPLFEPGAAAVSVFSGSYLVDKFAIFFKVVFLLATLLVILMSIDYLPLVGAPIGEFYAILLFSTVGMMFVASGGNLLTLYIGLETMSISLYILCGFLKQEKKSSEAALKYLLMGAFSSGVILYGISLLYGLTGALGFSEIAATLATMDLGNPALLVAMVMLTAGFGFKIAAVPFHMYVPDVYEGAPTTVTAFLAVASEAAGVAALLRVFLGAMPHIQVDWTIMFWILSVLTMTIGNVAAMGQQNIKRMLAYSSIAHIGYVLIGFVAGAELGISAVLFYVLVYAFMTAGAFAMVVLLRTETVKGDLIEDFAGLGQAKPIAAAAMLVFLLSLTGIPPTAGFVGKFYIFGAAIKAGYVWLALIAVINTAISLFYYMRVAMVMYMHEPPKALVLSPSRPLHVAVAFAVLGTLIIGIYPGPFLEFAQASILGLLQ
- a CDS encoding NADH-quinone oxidoreductase subunit M — protein: MSGTTFPVLSIVTFLPLAGAILLLFIRREQAGLIRMVSLLVTGVTLLIAVVLALSFDFGSAEMQFVERASWIPAIGVSYIMGIDGISLWLVCLTALISPIAVLCSWEAITEQVKEYHIFLLLMYTGMMGVFLALDFFLFYVFWEVVLVPMYFLIGIWGAPARRLYAAIKFFLYTLFGSVVMLLGILAVYFYAGAQTGTYTFDVLELMKVSYPWSPSLFSFQNLVWLAFFLSFAIKVPMFPFHTWLPDAHTEAPTAGSVILAAVLLKMGTYGFVRFSLPMFPEATLYFVPFMVTLSVIAIIYGAMVCLAQRDMKRLIAFSSVSHMGFIMLGMFALNMQGLQGSILQMVNHGLSTGALFLIVGLIYDRIHSRMIADMGGLSSVMPIYATLFAITMFSSIGLPGLNGFIGEFLILLGAFKVSWIWALFAISGIVLGAAYMLWLFQRTMFGTVIHEKNLGLSDLNLREAMTLIPLVIMFFWIGLYPAPFLKAMEPSVQKVVARLDQARKVVEAPTPIPVVSNWDQGHREEQP